In one Luteolibacter arcticus genomic region, the following are encoded:
- a CDS encoding DUF1254 domain-containing protein: protein MRTSHLPELIAAALIGALGSPTATAQAAPKMKMSTDIPASITTPDSVETRLGTLKFDDGFPDDATVQKVYDNLDFQRGVQAFLTGMPGASLVAMRHALRELGAVNGKTILVSETLLDSKAIWLTPNADTVYAVNWIDLTDGPVVIESPPEALGIFDDAWFHYVADLGLLGPDQGKGGKFLFLPPGYKGEVPKDKKDGGEYYVFKSATFGNWYLSRGFLVDGSPEKRADIIKKHTRIYPLSQAANPPEQKFTNFSGTPHNTVHANDFGFYGELNQLVQDEPSEAMDPETMGLLASIGIEKGKPFAPDARMKKILTESAAVANATVRAMLMKSRDPGTFYYPNSGWSNPLLIGGYEFLQQPGVRALDSRSASYYYFTGSTPGMSMKMIGKGSQYAYTFVDSEGNRLDGAKNYKLHLPPNIPAQRFWAIIVYDTQTRSDLQTDQTYPSLGSQTKSLVVNPDTSVDIYFGPEAPAGKEANWIQTIPGKGFNPMLRLYSPLESWFEKTWRPGEVELVK, encoded by the coding sequence TTGAGAACATCACACCTGCCAGAACTCATCGCCGCCGCGCTGATCGGCGCGCTGGGCAGCCCCACCGCAACGGCACAGGCCGCCCCGAAGATGAAGATGTCGACGGACATTCCTGCGTCCATCACCACGCCGGACTCGGTCGAGACTCGCCTCGGCACGCTCAAGTTCGACGACGGCTTCCCGGACGATGCCACCGTCCAGAAGGTCTATGACAACCTCGATTTCCAGCGCGGAGTGCAGGCGTTCCTCACCGGCATGCCGGGCGCTTCGCTGGTGGCCATGCGCCACGCCCTGCGGGAACTCGGCGCCGTGAATGGCAAGACGATCCTCGTCTCCGAGACGCTCCTGGATTCCAAGGCGATCTGGCTCACGCCAAACGCCGATACCGTTTACGCGGTGAACTGGATCGACCTGACGGACGGCCCGGTGGTGATCGAGAGTCCTCCCGAAGCCCTCGGCATCTTTGACGACGCCTGGTTCCACTACGTGGCCGACCTCGGATTGCTGGGGCCGGACCAGGGCAAGGGTGGCAAGTTCCTCTTCCTCCCGCCCGGCTACAAAGGCGAGGTGCCGAAAGACAAAAAGGATGGCGGCGAATACTACGTCTTCAAGTCCGCGACCTTCGGGAACTGGTATCTGTCGCGCGGATTCCTTGTCGATGGCTCACCGGAGAAGAGGGCGGATATTATCAAGAAGCACACGCGTATCTATCCTCTCTCACAAGCCGCTAATCCACCGGAGCAGAAGTTCACCAATTTTTCGGGCACTCCGCACAACACGGTTCACGCGAACGACTTCGGGTTCTACGGAGAACTCAACCAGCTTGTGCAGGATGAGCCGAGCGAGGCAATGGACCCCGAGACGATGGGTCTCCTCGCCTCGATCGGTATTGAGAAAGGCAAGCCGTTCGCGCCCGATGCGCGGATGAAGAAGATTCTCACCGAGTCGGCCGCGGTGGCCAACGCTACCGTCCGCGCCATGCTCATGAAGTCCCGGGACCCGGGGACCTTCTACTACCCGAACAGCGGGTGGAGCAACCCGCTCCTCATCGGTGGTTACGAATTTCTTCAGCAGCCCGGCGTGCGCGCCCTCGATTCGCGCAGCGCCTCCTATTATTATTTCACGGGGAGCACCCCGGGGATGTCCATGAAGATGATCGGCAAGGGTTCGCAGTACGCCTACACTTTCGTGGATTCCGAAGGAAACCGGCTCGACGGTGCCAAGAACTACAAGCTCCACCTGCCGCCCAATATCCCTGCACAGCGCTTCTGGGCGATCATCGTCTACGACACTCAGACCCGGTCGGACCTCCAGACCGACCAGACCTACCCGAGCTTGGGCAGCCAGACGAAAAGTCTCGTCGTCAACCCCGACACCTCGGTGGATATCTACTTCGGACCCGAGGCTCCGGCGGGCAAGGAAGCGAACTGGATTCAGACCATTCCCGGCAAAGGCTTCAACCCCATGCTGCGCCTCTACAGCCCGCTCGAGTCGTGGTTCGAGAAGACCTGGCGGCCGGGCGAGGTGGAGCTGGTGAAGTGA
- a CDS encoding Ig-like domain-containing protein → MRSGNLTAEFRVDNIPVEYLQNLAPVFAGDPITASGATSGIFYSDSIAADASDANAGDTLTFSKVSGPGWLTLASNGDIFGDPADSDGGLNSFSLRVTDASGATQPPTCRSR, encoded by the coding sequence ATGCGAAGTGGCAACCTGACTGCGGAATTCAGGGTGGACAACATCCCCGTGGAATACCTGCAGAACCTTGCGCCGGTCTTCGCCGGAGATCCCATCACCGCCTCTGGAGCGACCTCGGGCATTTTCTACAGTGATAGCATCGCAGCGGATGCAAGTGACGCGAACGCGGGCGATACGCTGACCTTCTCGAAGGTCAGCGGGCCGGGCTGGCTGACCCTTGCTTCGAACGGTGATATCTTCGGAGATCCCGCGGACAGCGATGGCGGGCTCAACAGCTTCAGCTTGCGCGTGACGGATGCCTCAGGTGCCACGCAACCACCAACCTGCAGATCGCGGTAG
- a CDS encoding sugar phosphate isomerase/epimerase family protein, whose protein sequence is MNIGCFALIQPFAGMRRQFELIREMGFRFADLTDNHDGATLGTEYGFSASFSLDSHPATILDMVRENGLTLTSVCAHANLLDPTSPDRYATTQIIKAIKLAHFLGVKQVITTEGDPKTSFGHKLTDDERLFSIREKLHEPIRWAEQLGVELLLEPHGILTDTVEGMSRILDALGHEETVGINLDTGNSWLGGGDPLAFVKTFGSRIKHVHWKDMPAEWIPKRGTLFGCGMGLIPLGDGVVGIEPIVQALQEIGFDGPTTLEIAGEAAVKLSAERLQAWSQQEAYA, encoded by the coding sequence ATGAATATCGGTTGCTTTGCCTTGATCCAGCCCTTTGCCGGGATGCGCCGGCAGTTCGAATTGATCCGCGAGATGGGGTTCCGTTTTGCCGATCTCACGGACAATCATGACGGGGCTACCCTCGGCACCGAGTACGGCTTCTCTGCTTCGTTCAGCCTCGATTCCCACCCGGCCACGATCTTGGACATGGTGCGGGAAAATGGACTGACCCTCACCAGCGTCTGCGCGCACGCCAACCTCCTCGATCCTACCTCCCCGGATCGCTACGCGACGACCCAGATCATCAAGGCGATCAAGCTCGCGCATTTCCTGGGGGTGAAGCAAGTCATCACGACCGAGGGGGATCCCAAGACATCCTTCGGCCACAAGCTTACCGACGACGAACGCCTGTTCAGCATCCGCGAGAAGCTTCACGAGCCGATCCGCTGGGCCGAGCAGCTCGGGGTCGAATTGTTGCTGGAGCCTCACGGCATCCTGACCGACACGGTGGAAGGCATGAGCCGCATTCTTGATGCGCTGGGACACGAAGAGACCGTCGGGATCAATCTCGATACCGGAAACTCATGGCTCGGCGGCGGCGATCCGCTCGCCTTCGTCAAAACCTTCGGGTCACGCATCAAACATGTGCATTGGAAGGACATGCCCGCCGAGTGGATCCCGAAGCGGGGTACCCTGTTCGGCTGCGGCATGGGCCTCATTCCGCTCGGCGATGGGGTTGTCGGCATCGAGCCGATCGTCCAGGCACTGCAGGAGATCGGCTTCGACGGGCCGACCACGCTTGAGATCGCTGGCGAAGCGGCGGTAAAACTTTCCGCGGAGCGCTTGCAGGCATGGAGCCAACAGGAAGCATACGCATGA
- a CDS encoding ThuA domain-containing protein — translation MKAFHLLVVWVAALIMPLHAERLPVLIIDGQDSHHDWKKVTPTLKSALEETGRFSVEVFSASNDAAWTAGAPDFSRYRTVVLTYWGTDWPGPVWASFEKYMKNGGGLVVVHAALATFPKNEEFNRMISVGWRNAGQGKRVGFDQNGRAISDPTGGNSSHNAIGNLIVDTRIATHPIMAGFPNHWQHGPDELYHTLRGPARNQQILATGLSSSTKVHEPVLWTVAYEKGRVFCTTLGHDTRSTTSPTFKSSFSRGAEWAAAGAVTLPVPPQLAAAGKEPSRATIESHIDPKVAVTGPYAAVKLPIKSGPLLHNPTAITSTPEGLLFVSNYTGEILTIKDTDKDGLEDTTTLFINAAEIGLPRGQTVPKPGIVPPGPGLRYPTGMTYKDGWLYVGFTQEIRRFEVKKDGTCGKHETFASGWPYTMHAFDWTFGVKFGKDGHLYAILCTDYLNGKPAPDPKGLRGSMLRISPDGKTIERFACGLRFAYDLAINEAGDIFFTDNKSSGNPTEELNHAVKDGNYGHHPKKPVSPPTLPILDVASDASPDGCEFNPTTNTRFGNTAGDLFIACWGNDGRWENGGIARVRLTKDAKGTYDAVEEVFSKGPGKVSDLTFAPSGDMYVARFGQEAPAEHAPLATPTGDVYRYIHAPWVNAQQTQPATNPLVSLPGVPEKGKEIFTQRSCATCHTVDGSGNKLGPDLHNLGLTMDRAGLRESIENPAANIKTDYDTVQVTKKDGSELVGRIDSSDEEKIVFVTAGSTENIPRNQVLKTAIIPGSLMPPGLTAGLDEAAQNDLLAYIESLGRETAVRLHAGGELVKVADKTYSSDTAYHSGSYGFIGGQTITGSEIPEISTCRYGDFSYRFDASDAEYEVTLTFGEWWMRSPGQRVFSVSANKREVISDLDVVKEAGFGKPLTRTFRVKASGGAIVLDFQAKANNPMVSLIEVKAVKPSP, via the coding sequence ATGAAAGCATTCCACCTGCTTGTCGTCTGGGTCGCTGCGCTGATCATGCCGCTTCATGCGGAGCGGCTGCCGGTGCTGATCATCGACGGTCAGGACAGCCATCACGATTGGAAAAAGGTCACTCCGACGCTCAAAAGCGCCTTGGAGGAAACCGGCCGTTTTTCCGTGGAGGTTTTCAGCGCCTCTAACGACGCAGCCTGGACGGCGGGCGCTCCGGATTTCAGCCGCTACCGCACGGTGGTTCTCACCTACTGGGGCACGGATTGGCCCGGTCCGGTGTGGGCGAGCTTCGAGAAATACATGAAAAACGGCGGCGGGCTCGTCGTGGTCCATGCCGCGCTGGCGACCTTCCCGAAAAATGAGGAGTTCAACCGCATGATTTCGGTAGGCTGGCGCAATGCGGGACAGGGCAAGCGTGTTGGTTTCGACCAAAACGGCCGGGCCATCTCCGATCCTACGGGAGGAAATTCCAGTCACAACGCGATCGGCAACTTGATCGTGGATACCCGCATCGCGACCCATCCGATCATGGCGGGTTTTCCCAATCACTGGCAGCACGGACCCGACGAGCTTTACCACACTCTCCGAGGCCCGGCGCGCAATCAGCAAATCCTTGCCACCGGCCTCTCGTCCTCCACCAAGGTCCACGAGCCGGTGTTGTGGACGGTGGCTTATGAAAAAGGCCGCGTGTTCTGCACCACCCTAGGTCACGACACCCGCTCGACTACCAGTCCCACCTTCAAATCCAGCTTCAGCCGCGGTGCCGAGTGGGCCGCCGCCGGCGCGGTGACCTTGCCCGTCCCTCCACAGCTCGCCGCGGCTGGCAAGGAACCAAGCCGTGCTACCATCGAGAGCCATATCGACCCGAAAGTCGCAGTCACCGGTCCTTATGCCGCGGTCAAATTGCCTATCAAAAGCGGTCCTTTGCTACACAACCCGACCGCCATCACCTCGACCCCGGAGGGGCTCCTGTTCGTGTCCAACTACACCGGTGAAATTCTCACCATCAAGGACACCGATAAGGACGGTCTTGAAGATACCACGACCCTATTCATCAATGCCGCGGAAATCGGCCTTCCCCGCGGCCAGACCGTGCCGAAACCCGGCATCGTCCCCCCTGGCCCCGGCCTGCGTTACCCCACCGGCATGACCTACAAGGACGGTTGGCTCTATGTCGGATTCACCCAGGAAATCCGCCGCTTCGAAGTGAAAAAGGACGGCACCTGCGGCAAGCATGAAACCTTTGCCAGCGGCTGGCCCTACACCATGCATGCCTTCGATTGGACCTTCGGCGTGAAGTTCGGCAAGGACGGCCACCTCTACGCCATCCTCTGCACCGATTACCTCAACGGCAAGCCCGCACCGGATCCAAAGGGATTGCGCGGCTCGATGTTGCGGATCAGTCCCGATGGCAAGACCATCGAGCGCTTTGCCTGCGGTTTGCGCTTCGCCTACGATCTCGCCATTAACGAGGCGGGCGACATCTTCTTCACCGACAACAAAAGCAGCGGCAACCCCACCGAAGAACTTAACCATGCCGTGAAGGACGGCAACTACGGCCACCACCCCAAGAAGCCCGTCAGCCCGCCAACGCTTCCGATCCTGGACGTCGCCTCCGACGCCTCGCCGGACGGTTGTGAATTCAACCCCACCACCAACACCCGTTTCGGCAACACCGCCGGCGACCTGTTCATCGCCTGTTGGGGCAATGACGGACGTTGGGAGAACGGCGGCATTGCCCGAGTGCGTCTGACCAAGGACGCCAAGGGAACGTATGATGCGGTGGAAGAAGTCTTTTCCAAAGGCCCCGGAAAAGTTTCCGATCTGACCTTCGCACCGTCCGGAGACATGTATGTCGCGCGTTTTGGCCAGGAAGCTCCTGCCGAGCACGCCCCCTTGGCCACGCCCACCGGCGACGTCTATCGCTACATCCATGCCCCGTGGGTGAATGCACAGCAAACCCAGCCGGCCACCAATCCTTTGGTCTCGCTTCCCGGCGTTCCAGAGAAAGGCAAGGAGATCTTCACCCAGCGCAGCTGCGCAACTTGTCACACCGTGGATGGCAGCGGCAACAAGCTCGGCCCGGATCTGCACAACCTCGGCCTCACCATGGACCGCGCTGGCTTGCGCGAATCAATCGAGAATCCTGCCGCGAACATCAAGACTGACTACGACACCGTTCAAGTGACGAAAAAAGACGGCTCGGAGCTTGTCGGTCGCATCGACTCCTCCGATGAAGAAAAGATCGTGTTCGTCACGGCTGGAAGCACGGAAAACATTCCTCGCAACCAGGTTCTCAAGACCGCCATCATTCCCGGCTCCTTGATGCCACCCGGTCTTACTGCCGGGCTGGATGAAGCCGCACAAAATGACCTGCTCGCCTACATCGAGTCGCTCGGACGGGAAACGGCCGTGCGCCTGCACGCCGGTGGTGAGTTGGTCAAAGTGGCTGACAAGACCTACTCCTCCGACACCGCCTACCACAGTGGCAGCTACGGTTTCATCGGGGGCCAGACCATCACTGGCAGCGAAATTCCGGAAATCAGCACCTGCCGCTATGGAGATTTCTCCTATCGCTTCGATGCCTCGGACGCCGAGTATGAAGTCACCCTAACCTTCGGTGAGTGGTGGATGCGAAGTCCGGGCCAACGGGTGTTCAGCGTGTCGGCGAACAAAAGGGAGGTCATCAGCGATTTGGACGTGGTCAAGGAAGCGGGGTTTGGCAAGCCGCTGACACGAACCTTCCGGGTCAAAGCCAGCGGCGGCGCCATTGTTTTGGACTTTCAAGCCAAAGCAAACAATCCGATGGTAAGCTTGATCGAGGTCAAAGCTGTCAAACCGTCCCCATAG
- a CDS encoding helix-turn-helix transcriptional regulator: MPHARPIPSYADQERVYIADRCEPLIFAARAGELELHAVGRHDYPGEKLSDNELVGLSSTGFWNAEHGQQWGLPEHRNEGIEFTFMDTGQVPVRVEGQSTTLHFGECLITRPWQPHQIGDPHVPTGRLIWLILDVGVRLPHQEWSWPSWIVLHPPDLEELTRCLRQNEQHCWKTSPEIRRCFQSLAYAVQQPIPAGHSAIIVSVNALLLALLEMFRSKSITLEESLTDSQRGVQVFLDDLRHCCGKSWGIESMAESCGLGTTRFAHHVKLLTNLTPAGYLTQCRLEYAQALLRQTPPVPIGNIARECGFSSGQYFATAFRKWTGLAPEEWRKTQA, from the coding sequence ATGCCTCACGCGCGCCCAATCCCGTCGTATGCCGATCAGGAGCGTGTCTATATTGCCGACCGCTGCGAGCCGCTCATCTTCGCGGCACGGGCGGGGGAACTCGAGTTGCATGCCGTGGGCCGCCATGATTATCCCGGCGAGAAGCTTTCCGATAACGAATTGGTCGGCCTGAGCAGCACCGGCTTCTGGAATGCCGAGCACGGCCAGCAGTGGGGATTGCCAGAGCACCGGAACGAGGGCATCGAGTTCACCTTCATGGACACGGGACAGGTCCCCGTGCGGGTCGAGGGGCAGTCCACCACGCTTCACTTCGGCGAGTGCCTCATCACCCGGCCTTGGCAGCCCCACCAGATCGGCGATCCCCATGTTCCCACCGGGAGACTGATCTGGTTGATTCTGGATGTCGGTGTGCGTCTGCCTCACCAGGAGTGGTCGTGGCCGTCGTGGATAGTCCTTCACCCACCCGATCTTGAGGAACTCACGCGCTGTCTGCGGCAGAACGAGCAACACTGCTGGAAGACCAGCCCGGAGATCCGACGCTGCTTCCAGTCCCTCGCGTACGCGGTGCAGCAGCCAATTCCCGCCGGACATTCGGCCATCATCGTCAGCGTCAATGCGCTGCTGCTCGCGCTCTTGGAAATGTTCCGCTCCAAGAGCATCACGCTCGAGGAGTCGCTGACCGACAGCCAGCGGGGGGTGCAGGTCTTCCTTGATGACTTGCGTCACTGCTGCGGAAAGTCATGGGGCATCGAAAGCATGGCAGAGAGTTGTGGGCTGGGTACCACCCGCTTCGCCCATCACGTCAAACTGCTCACCAACCTCACCCCTGCGGGTTATCTCACCCAGTGCCGCCTGGAGTATGCCCAGGCGCTGCTACGGCAGACGCCGCCGGTGCCGATCGGGAACATTGCCCGCGAATGCGGGTTCTCCTCCGGTCAGTACTTCGCCACCGCTTTCCGCAAATGGACCGGCCTTGCGCCCGAAGAGTGGCGCAAGACGCAAGCATAA